From the Bdellovibrionales bacterium genome, one window contains:
- a CDS encoding helix-turn-helix domain-containing protein, translating into MIMVSKRLEGIPQRFQIDADKQLRGIARKIQKKRERLNLSQEELAEQLNIGLSTLKTIEQSRRYPSLPMLFYICRFLDIKITIG; encoded by the coding sequence ATGATTATGGTCAGCAAAAGACTTGAGGGAATTCCCCAAAGATTTCAAATTGATGCAGATAAACAGTTGCGAGGTATTGCTCGAAAAATTCAGAAAAAACGCGAACGTTTGAACCTTTCTCAGGAAGAACTTGCAGAACAACTCAATATTGGCCTAAGTACCCTAAAAACAATCGAGCAGTCGCGACGTTACCCTAGCCTACCCATGCTCTTTTACATCTGCCGTTTTTTAGATATTAAAATCACTATTGGCTAA
- a CDS encoding AAA family ATPase produces MQTPLNASEENLERLNGIVERVTFHNPENGWTVLKVSSFRDPGRMITVLIHQVKVFAGSTMEFLGSYNYHPKYGEQFKAVRAVEKKPASAAALEKYLGSGLIRGVGPATAKRIVGHFKDRTLEVFEDDIDELMRVPGIAEKKLEQIKTSWAEHRAIRDVMIFLQGYGISTLFATKIYKTYGDQAIRIVSENPYRLAHDIYGIGFFSADKIALAMGFERTGELRIEAGIKHVLAGSRDEGHCYLTEAQIFSGSVELLREKIEIERIQGVLNKLHHTDQIKKRRLPSIGEVSSDCHYSKGLYFDEMTTAHLIRHFLASKTTIDPQRIDAWVSRYCEKHEIKLSDEQRAAVSEIPKYSFSILTGGPGCGKTTCTKVLVALLKAMKKEVILAAPTGRAAQRMTEVIGFESKTIHRLLEWAPDKGGFKKTEENPLSVDFLIVDETSMLDISLASSLLKAVPSEAQILFIGDPDQLPAVGAGDVLADLLRAENVPRFRLTKVFRQAQASSIIRFAHEINAGQIPKIISPLAHSKAFTEGHDCLFVDADEATQDQITFLRRTKFAIEKTLDQNEKHLLKSGDAWIGRLQKTSSGLEVDSLYRPENVNEQSVRESVLVIPEKFKHVDLVKLAQAEKEHLELMEILKSFHPWSSLHYGLSAAQTVIRLYTKTIPEWFGGRAEIQVLTPQVRGSVGSLSLNEALQAANNPEAPGKCQVQFGGRILREGDRVIQTRNNYDLGVFNGDIGVITKVDAEEVGCEVLFGGGDQRRIQYEKDNLGELSLAYAVTIHKSQGSEFQVVIIPVLGQHFNMLFRNLIYTGLTRAKKLAIFVGSRKAFAMAVGQIDNRQRQTALTELLSKSP; encoded by the coding sequence ATGCAAACTCCACTGAACGCATCAGAAGAAAATCTCGAACGTCTTAACGGAATTGTTGAGCGAGTGACCTTTCATAATCCAGAGAATGGATGGACTGTACTTAAAGTGTCTTCGTTTCGCGATCCCGGTCGAATGATTACTGTGTTAATTCATCAGGTGAAGGTCTTTGCAGGATCGACAATGGAGTTTTTGGGATCATACAATTATCATCCAAAATATGGAGAGCAGTTCAAGGCTGTTCGAGCCGTGGAGAAAAAACCGGCGTCGGCAGCGGCTCTTGAAAAGTATCTTGGGTCTGGTCTTATTCGTGGCGTAGGTCCCGCAACCGCTAAGAGAATCGTCGGTCACTTTAAAGACCGGACTTTGGAAGTTTTTGAGGACGACATTGACGAGTTAATGAGAGTTCCAGGAATTGCCGAGAAAAAACTTGAACAGATAAAAACCTCATGGGCAGAGCATAGAGCTATCCGTGATGTTATGATTTTCTTACAGGGCTACGGTATCAGTACGCTTTTTGCTACAAAAATTTACAAAACTTATGGTGATCAGGCGATACGAATTGTTTCGGAGAATCCTTATCGGTTGGCACACGATATTTACGGCATTGGTTTTTTTTCTGCTGACAAAATTGCATTGGCAATGGGATTTGAAAGAACCGGAGAGCTTCGGATCGAGGCGGGCATTAAACATGTGCTGGCGGGGAGTCGCGACGAGGGTCATTGCTATTTGACGGAGGCACAGATTTTCAGTGGTTCGGTAGAGCTTTTGCGTGAAAAAATAGAAATCGAAAGAATTCAGGGCGTTCTGAACAAACTGCACCACACCGATCAAATAAAAAAAAGACGGTTACCGAGCATCGGCGAAGTCTCGTCAGACTGTCACTATTCTAAGGGCTTATATTTTGACGAAATGACGACAGCTCATCTTATCAGACATTTTTTAGCCTCGAAAACCACTATCGATCCGCAGCGGATTGATGCTTGGGTTTCAAGATACTGTGAAAAACACGAAATTAAATTAAGCGACGAGCAAAGAGCGGCTGTTTCTGAAATACCAAAATACTCTTTTTCAATTCTGACGGGTGGCCCCGGTTGTGGAAAAACAACATGCACGAAAGTTTTAGTGGCACTTCTTAAGGCCATGAAGAAAGAAGTGATTCTTGCGGCGCCCACTGGCCGAGCCGCCCAACGGATGACCGAAGTGATAGGCTTTGAATCTAAAACGATTCATCGCTTGCTGGAATGGGCACCGGATAAAGGCGGATTTAAGAAAACTGAGGAAAATCCCCTATCGGTTGATTTTTTAATTGTAGATGAGACTTCGATGTTAGACATCAGTCTCGCGTCAAGTCTTCTCAAAGCAGTTCCCAGTGAGGCGCAGATTTTATTTATCGGTGACCCCGATCAACTCCCTGCCGTAGGGGCAGGTGACGTTCTGGCCGATCTTTTGAGGGCAGAGAATGTTCCTCGATTCCGTTTGACGAAAGTATTTCGCCAGGCTCAAGCATCCTCTATTATTCGCTTCGCCCATGAAATTAACGCCGGTCAGATTCCAAAAATAATTTCTCCGCTGGCTCATTCTAAAGCTTTTACTGAAGGGCATGATTGCTTATTCGTCGATGCGGACGAGGCTACTCAAGATCAGATTACTTTTTTAAGGAGAACTAAATTCGCAATTGAGAAAACCCTCGACCAGAACGAAAAGCATCTGCTTAAGTCCGGTGACGCTTGGATAGGTCGGTTGCAAAAAACATCCAGTGGCTTAGAGGTGGATTCGCTTTACCGGCCCGAAAACGTGAATGAACAAAGTGTGCGCGAGTCTGTACTTGTGATTCCAGAAAAATTTAAACATGTCGATTTGGTAAAATTGGCGCAGGCCGAAAAAGAGCATTTGGAACTTATGGAAATTTTAAAATCGTTTCATCCCTGGTCTTCGCTGCACTATGGACTGAGTGCCGCTCAGACGGTGATTAGGCTTTATACGAAAACTATTCCGGAGTGGTTTGGAGGTCGGGCAGAAATTCAGGTGCTCACTCCCCAGGTGCGCGGCAGTGTCGGCTCCCTGAGTCTTAATGAAGCTTTACAGGCCGCGAACAATCCTGAAGCTCCGGGAAAATGTCAGGTTCAGTTTGGCGGTCGCATTTTGCGTGAAGGTGATCGCGTCATTCAGACACGGAACAATTACGATCTCGGGGTTTTTAATGGCGACATCGGCGTGATTACTAAAGTTGATGCGGAAGAAGTGGGTTGCGAGGTACTTTTCGGCGGTGGTGACCAGCGGCGGATTCAATATGAAAAAGATAACTTGGGAGAGTTGTCTTTAGCTTACGCCGTCACAATTCACAAGAGCCAAGGGTCGGAATTTCAAGTGGTAATAATTCCCGTTTTAGGCCAACATTTTAATATGCTATTTCGCAATTTGATTTACACCGGACTTACGAGAGCCAAAAAGCTGGCTATATTTGTCGGCTCAAGAAAGGCGTTTGCTATGGCCGTAGGCCAAATTGATAATCGCCAACGGCAAACAGCTCTTACCGAGCTCTTATCTAAGAGCCCATAG